One stretch of Eupeodes corollae chromosome 2, idEupCoro1.1, whole genome shotgun sequence DNA includes these proteins:
- the LOC129948579 gene encoding uncharacterized protein LOC129948579 encodes MEENPELAKGICAKPVLTKKWEDIALELYSLGPPERDSAKWQRVWADLKCKIKKKISQNKIELNATGGGSNKLHRLTDTEEAVSRLMHFPACVDPPGVEFGLNSTSFLIKEDEGVGEISAISKEVVTAVQKK; translated from the exons ATGGAGGAAAATCCTGAGCTTGCAAAAGGCATTTGTGCTAAGCCAGTTCTAACAAAAAAATGGGAAGACATCGCTCTGGAACTTTATAGCTTGGGGCCTCCAGAACGGGACTCAGCTAAGTGGCAAAGA GTATGGGctgatttaaaatgtaaaattaaaaaaaaaatttcgcaaaataaaattgaactcaaTGCGACCGGTGGAGGGTCCAATAAATTGCATCGATTGACTGACACCGAAGAAGCAGTTAGTCGCCTTATGCATTTTCCTGCCTGCGTTGATCCACCAGGTGTTGAATTTGGATTGAATTCAACAAGTTTTCTTATTAAAGAAGATGAAGGAGTCGGAGAAATTTCTGCAATTTCCAAAGAAGTAGTCACGGCCGTGCAG aaaaaatga